From one Atribacterota bacterium genomic stretch:
- a CDS encoding sugar ABC transporter substrate-binding protein, translated as MVQIGKVLVLGIFLCLFAVTGFGWTQNTIEITFWHHEAPAHRVAAFQKAIDLFMKENPDVRITQEVVMWGDAWVKTLSAIEAGKLPDFQFSIPDLLLTVYKAGAVVPVTDLVKELDNEYQFFPKQRDMYFHQSEYWGVPIWTMIMLLTYRPSFFEEYLGTTEPPKTWDEALEYARKITEASQEEVYGIGIGGAKNLMTSEQSYIFLASVGARFFDEDGTVIFNSPETIEAVKLYKDFFQYAPPGAEAWSWGEIELNIAAGTIAMSPYFPSVQKRFHEEFDSSDYAAAHIPYYKDRKERGTITYPNEIHIYKQTLEKGEEHVQAVKRLVRFMMRPDINAILTAEQEPGGFFPVTVIASQAKEYWDKPIVKRFESIHKVAFEALQEYATLYGFEYGRWVNLGIGDITGADILAEAINKVVSGQMSVEEAVSWGQKQMEKYSIPAQ; from the coding sequence ATGGTGCAAATTGGAAAGGTTTTAGTGTTAGGGATTTTTCTGTGTCTTTTTGCTGTGACTGGCTTCGGGTGGACCCAAAATACCATTGAAATTACCTTCTGGCATCACGAAGCACCCGCGCATCGTGTTGCCGCTTTTCAGAAAGCAATCGATCTATTCATGAAGGAGAACCCGGATGTGAGGATTACCCAGGAAGTTGTTATGTGGGGAGACGCTTGGGTTAAGACACTCTCTGCCATAGAAGCCGGAAAGTTGCCGGATTTTCAGTTTTCTATTCCTGACTTATTGCTTACCGTGTACAAGGCAGGAGCCGTGGTTCCGGTAACCGATCTTGTTAAAGAATTGGATAACGAATATCAATTTTTCCCGAAACAAAGGGATATGTATTTCCACCAGAGTGAATATTGGGGAGTACCAATCTGGACAATGATCATGTTGCTTACCTATCGACCCAGTTTCTTCGAAGAATACCTTGGAACCACAGAACCACCGAAAACTTGGGACGAGGCGTTGGAGTACGCCAGAAAAATTACCGAAGCTTCTCAGGAAGAAGTATACGGCATAGGCATCGGCGGAGCCAAAAATCTTATGACCAGCGAGCAATCCTATATCTTTCTCGCCAGCGTTGGAGCAAGGTTTTTTGATGAGGACGGGACGGTGATTTTCAACAGTCCCGAAACAATAGAAGCTGTGAAGCTCTATAAGGACTTTTTCCAGTACGCTCCTCCAGGAGCTGAGGCATGGTCTTGGGGCGAGATTGAGCTCAACATCGCTGCGGGAACCATTGCAATGTCTCCTTACTTCCCGTCGGTTCAAAAGAGATTTCACGAGGAGTTTGACAGCAGCGATTACGCTGCAGCCCATATCCCCTATTACAAAGATAGGAAAGAACGGGGGACAATAACGTATCCTAACGAGATTCATATTTACAAGCAAACTTTGGAGAAAGGAGAAGAACACGTCCAGGCAGTGAAAAGATTAGTGCGGTTTATGATGCGGCCGGATATCAACGCAATCTTAACGGCGGAGCAGGAGCCAGGCGGGTTTTTCCCTGTAACCGTTATTGCTTCTCAGGCGAAGGAGTATTGGGATAAACCCATTGTGAAGCGATTTGAGAGTATCCACAAAGTGGCTTTTGAGGCGTTGCAGGAATATGCAACTCTGTACGGTTTTGAATACGGAAGGTGGGTAAACCTGGGTATTGGAGATATTACGGGGGCTGACATTTTGGCAGAGGCTATCAACAAAGTTGTCAGCGGGCAAATGAGTGTTGAGGAGGCGGTCTCCTGGGGACAGAAACAGATGGAAAAGTATTCTATCCCGGCACAATAA
- a CDS encoding sugar isomerase domain-containing protein — MNSQKSFLDICIEFLQKIEQEQAKNFEKAGQVIGDAIIAGKLVHAVGTGGHTCLPAYDMFYRAGGLVPVSLVIPIGALYGAAGALHGMRIERCPGYMNRVIDYYKIGPGDVAIIFNNIGVNAATIDAALECKAKGAYTIGVGGSTWQKEIPLDHHTRHPSKKNLMDIVDLFIDDYNPVGDAVIELEGFDRPIAPISQMTDSYIVRRIEIEACKYMLSKGVKPPVWMSANRVGGDEANAKYQEEYYSKIKLL, encoded by the coding sequence ATGAATAGTCAAAAAAGTTTTTTGGATATCTGCATTGAGTTTCTTCAGAAAATCGAGCAGGAACAGGCCAAGAACTTTGAAAAAGCTGGTCAGGTAATTGGAGACGCCATCATTGCTGGTAAACTGGTCCACGCGGTTGGTACTGGCGGTCATACTTGTCTTCCTGCTTATGACATGTTTTACCGGGCAGGAGGGTTAGTACCCGTTAGTCTTGTTATTCCAATTGGAGCACTTTATGGAGCAGCTGGTGCTCTTCATGGGATGCGTATCGAACGTTGTCCGGGTTATATGAATAGGGTTATCGACTATTATAAAATTGGTCCTGGGGATGTAGCTATTATTTTTAATAACATAGGAGTGAATGCTGCCACAATCGATGCGGCCTTGGAGTGCAAGGCTAAAGGTGCCTACACGATAGGAGTGGGTGGATCAACTTGGCAGAAAGAAATTCCCCTTGATCACCACACACGACACCCGAGTAAGAAAAATTTGATGGATATTGTGGATCTCTTCATTGATGATTACAACCCCGTGGGAGACGCCGTTATTGAGCTTGAAGGATTTGATCGGCCGATTGCTCCAATTTCTCAAATGACGGATTCATATATCGTGAGAAGAATTGAAATTGAAGCGTGCAAGTACATGCTGAGTAAGGGAGTGAAACCCCCTGTTTGGATGAGCGCAAACAGAGTCGGAGGTGATGAGGCTAACGCCAAGTACCAAGAAGAATATTATTCCAAAATCAAGTTGTTATGA
- a CDS encoding GntR family transcriptional regulator codes for MLQIDKFSPIPLHVQLKRALLYLIEEGKLKPGNKIMSESELCERYGISRITARRAIEDLAREGYLRKVPGKGTFVAVPKIVEKLGSLVTFTEDMLSRGLKPGSKLLKRELIKPAPDIAEFLKLAEDERVIYLERLLLANEEPICFQKLFLPLKVFTGFLAVEERETEIRELCEILNMFVPKPVVWAKQTLESVLITHKEAKLLGVQEGSPGLLCARITFDEVDNPVEYVEFLYRADRYKFMVNLARPGFVKTPYLGNLS; via the coding sequence GTGCTCCAAATTGACAAATTTTCACCAATACCACTCCACGTTCAGCTTAAAAGGGCCCTTTTGTACCTTATCGAAGAGGGAAAATTAAAACCTGGCAACAAAATCATGTCTGAATCCGAGTTATGTGAAAGATATGGTATAAGCCGTATCACGGCTCGGAGAGCCATTGAAGACCTTGCCAGGGAGGGGTATCTTCGCAAAGTACCAGGCAAAGGAACCTTTGTAGCGGTCCCGAAAATCGTTGAAAAACTGGGTTCTCTCGTGACGTTCACCGAAGACATGCTCAGTCGGGGCTTAAAACCAGGAAGTAAACTCTTAAAACGGGAACTCATAAAACCGGCACCAGACATCGCCGAATTCCTTAAGCTCGCTGAGGACGAACGAGTCATCTACCTGGAGAGACTGCTTCTTGCCAACGAAGAACCAATTTGTTTTCAAAAATTGTTCTTACCCCTTAAGGTTTTCACTGGATTTTTGGCCGTGGAGGAAAGAGAAACCGAGATCCGAGAACTCTGTGAGATCCTCAACATGTTCGTTCCAAAACCGGTAGTGTGGGCAAAACAGACCCTGGAATCGGTTTTAATCACCCATAAAGAAGCGAAACTTCTCGGGGTTCAAGAAGGTTCCCCTGGGCTTCTTTGTGCAAGAATCACCTTTGACGAAGTCGATAACCCCGTGGAGTACGTCGAGTTTCTCTATAGAGCGGACCGCTATAAGTTTATGGTCAACTTAGCTCGTCCGGGTTTTGTCAAAACCCCATACCTTGGGAACCTTTCCTGA